GTTTGTGGCTATGATAGACCAATCAGTAACAAGAGCACTATTCCAGTTCGTTCATTAATTCAGCTAACACGTACCGATCCCTCTTATGTGTCATGCATAGCAAaccacagtgaacaaaacagacaaaatatcaagtttacattctagtttgtagagacagaaaagaagaaaaatataaaccagaCAATCAGAAGgtgcaatggaaaaaaataaataaaccaggaaAGGAGAATGGGAAAGTGAAGAAggcttgggggtgaggggagttCACAATTTTAAAGAGTGAGGTCAGGAACGGTTTCACTGATCTTTAAGTAACTGCCCTTACTTGAAGTGGGGAACACCTGAGTATTGCTGGGAGGTACTCAATCCACAGTATAGTTTGGGGTGTGAGCAGCTTGGGGTGCCTTGGGCCACCCAAATGGAAAGGCCATCAGATAGATTTGGAGGTAGGTTCTGATATCAATTAATAATTCTGGTCACCAATTCAaatgggtgggttttttttctctacacCACCAAGCCGAGTTCTGACACCAGCTGTGTGTCCtataatttaactcaattctgacactatctacctggtgactgttaagggctcagtcctataAGACAATCACCCCTGACTTCAGATGCCTTTCACACATCCTGgttatcacctgtgcttctgaccaacctgCTAGAAATCAAAGGTTCCAACAACCCCCTCCTTGGATTCCATTAACTTGCTAAAATGGCTCacaaaattcagagaaacatTATCATTCAAtggttttttaagtaaaaagacaactcaggaacaaccagatggaagagatgcacagggcaaggtcTGGGGAAAGGGTATGGAGCCCCCTGCCCTCTCCAGGTACACCCTCTCCCTGAATTTTTAGGTGTCACCaatctggaagctctccaaactccATCCTTTGGGTATTTACGGAGGCTTAATGGCATGGTCATCAATGACTGAAACATNCCTCTCCAGGTACACCCTCTCCCTGAATTTTTAGGTGTCACCaatctggaagctctccaaactccATCCTTTTGGGTATTTACGGAGGCTTAATGGCATGGTCATCAATGACTGAAACACTGGCCAGGGGCAACTCATTTGGCTCCCAACATCTTTCCTCCCTGGAATTCAGGGAAGTTGGTactgaaaattccaaccctctaatcacagggATGGGTCCCCTGGCCTCCTTAGTTGGGGGGTCTAAAAGCCATCTCATTAACATCACAAGAGACACCTGTGTGCTCTCCTCTGgatattttgaaagttttagGACCTCTGTGCCAGAATCAAGGACTAAAACCAAATATGCATCTATTACTATAAATCACACCATCACAGGAGGTGAGGTGGCAGTTTTGAGCTGGAGTTATCTGGTGGCACTGTGCGCCCAGAGCTGGCATTAAAGTCACGAGACTGATCCGAAAGCTGAGAGAAGGGATACACCTAGaggtaaaaagaagaacaaggcCCAAGCCTGGGCGAACCCCTTAGGACAGGCCTGGATGAGGTTCTCAAAGAGGAGGCCAGACCTAAAATTCTTCACATGTAGACCAGCAAAGATAAGCAACACTTCTGGTGTCTTGGAATTAAGAGAAGAATCAAGATCATACTGTCCTTTCTGATCTACTGCAGAGACCCCTACAGAGACACCCCAGGCAGAATCTGGAGCCCTGGGCTCTATCTCCCTGCGATCTAGGACAGTGTGTTGTGTTGAAGTACctgtttatttgtgtttctccTCANNNNNNNNNNNNNNNNNNNNNNNNNNNNNNNNNNNNNNNNNNNNNNNNNNNNNNNNNNNNNNNNNNNNNNNNNNNNNNNNNNNNNNNNNNNNNNNNNNNNATATCAAGGTTGGGGGACTCTCACTAAGATAGGCTTAGCAGGCCACCTGGGCAGGGACAAGACTGGGTAAGACCCAGGCTTAGTGGAGAGGCAGCTTGAAGGAGCATCACAAGCTTGATCAGTCCTTGTCACTAGGTCCAGCTCTTCTGTGAGTGGCAGGAAAGGGAACCAAGGGACACCATGGAGAGGGCAGGGCTGCCCTCAGTGGCCTCAGAGGTCAAGAtccaacacccagtgcaccagttCCAATGCTATCCCAGGCAGGAACAGGAATCCTTCTGCTGCCCTATGCAGATTGCTAAATAAACTGGAATTCAAGTTTGCACAAACACTTAGAGGGAAGTCAGAGCAACAACCACAGCATGGATTAGAAAAGGAAACCGACCACACCACAGAAATGTCAAGGTTCATCTCTTCCTTGCCAGGGCGGAAGCCCAGAGAGCCCTCAGAGCACCCAGCTGCACAAGCCACCCGCCTGTGTCTCTGGATGGCCTCTTCCAGCCCCCGTCCTCTTGGCTGAGGTGCTGCAGACACCAGAGCTGCTCTGGTCAGTGTGCTGTTGTGAAATTAAATAGTAACTTGTAATGTAAAGCAAAGGGGACTGTCTACATGGTGGACCCTGGGCAAAAGCTTCCAAAAGATTCTCTTACGCAAATGCAAAACAGATATTGGCCACTGTACTCTCTCTTGCCTCTTTCTACAGGGACTGCGAACAGGCTTACATGTGAGTATCACAGTTTCATAATGACATGGCATCAATCCCTATCAGAGCCCTAAATGCTTTACAGAGTTTTAAGTGCAAGTTCTAGAAGCTCAGATGCTCAGAAGCTCAATTCTTGGTCAACTTGACATGACCACTTGCTACTTTAGGCAAGGTTTATGCACTTGGCCACTTACTTATTATAGCATTATTGAATATtcacttcttatttatttattacagagaacaTCTGTCACTCTCTCACTTAGTTTCTTTCTCTACCAGTTCAGATCATGGGATCAAAAGCCACATGAGCAGCCATGTGGAAacagggtttttcttttcatctggcAGAATGGAAACATGCTTGCCTCCTGGACACATGTGCTCTTTCCTCCATGGTGCATGGGTGCTAGAAGCCCCGTGCCTCAGCCTTGAGTTCATTATTTCTCTCTATGACTCTGCTAGCTTATCCTTGAAGCTGGAGGCTACAGAGGAGGGCATGGGCTGCTCCATCATTTTAAACCAGGCTGAAGCATCGCCAGCCTGCTCATCTCCGAGGGCTCTGACCCCAGACACTACTGTTAACAAAGAAGCCCACCTCTCCGAATTTGTTACATTTGCCCAAGGTCGTTCCAACAGCTGGGGCCGATGGGCAGCCTTCCACTTCTTGTCTGCTATACTCCAGGTTGCTCTGGGAGCTTCTGTAGGCACTCTCTGTTAGGGTTAGAGATGTGGCACATGCCAGAGTCCTAACAGAGAATTACAAATAGGCAGTACAGCAGACAAGCAGCAGCAGTGTCAGTCACAACCCTCCACCATGCTCACTTCTGCCATCACTCTCTGGCTATCTGGGTGCCCTGCACTTCCTTCCCCAGGACAAAAGGTAAGAGGATTATTTACATTTCAGCCTACCCTCTGTGCGACAGACCCTTCCAATACTGCAGTTCCAGCTGTCCCACAAGGGCTGGGAAACCACAGTGAGAGCCAATACCCACCCTCAGGAGATAGCCACTCCTGCTCCGAAGTACTGGccagggggtacctgggtgactcagctggttaagcctctgcctttggctccgttatgatctcagggtcctgggatcaagcccccagttggctctctgcagggtggggagtctgcttctccctcagtgttctctctctctcaaataaacaaatgaataaataataaaatctttctaaaaaattaaaaaaaaaaaaaagtaccaggcCAGGGGCAGCCCTCTCTTGCCCTGCTCTGtgtatttcctcctttctgtatATCTAAGAAAGCCTTTGCCCACTCCCTTCTGTGGCCATATTGGAGCACGGATTTACACAGACCTGAGCAGGGGGCTCTGATAGCCCACCCAGCAGTACCCAGCTACCATGTCTTCTCAGTGCCTCTCCCTGGTCTCAGCAGACCTCTTGTCCTGTAGGTTTTGGCTGAAATGCCTCTCTTCTCCAGGAGGTCTCCCTGACCATGTTCAGAAGCACCTTTCTCTGTCAAACCCCTGTATTTCACTTCCAACAGAGGACCTATCACTCCCTGATGGTAATTACTGAtcactgctccccaccctccacatACACCCTAAACCTGGGCTGTGAAATATCACAGCCACCAGCAACACTTGGCCATGGGGTGTTTGAAAAAGGATTCCAAGTACTTAGAACACATACAAAAGACgtaaaaatatctcattaaacAATTGCTTGTGTATGtcgaaataatattttggatatatgggttaaaaaaaatgttcaacttacTCTCTCGCCTatgactttttacttttaatgtactCGAAAATGCAAAGTCACACATCGTTCACATTTCATCTCTACTGGGCAGTTGCCCTGTGACAAGTCCAAGGCTCACTAGCCCATGCTTCATGTACAGCCAGAGACCTGGTGGCCAGGGAGAAGTCCCTGAAAGGTTTGttccttgaataaataaatgacttgtgAAAAAGAGAACCTGATGACCTTTTCCCAAATAAAGGttaattcatttatgttttgCGAAAGAGGTCCCCAGAACAGAGTTTTCCTTAGCTTCTGAAACCGACCCCCTGCTCTGGCCATTCCTGGACTTAGACCCCAAGCTCAACCTTCAGGAAGCCCAGAGCTCTACTTTCCCTTTcacaggaggcagggctggggtttaCAAGCACCGCGGGCCCTGGGAGGAGTGACAGCTTCTGCAAGACCACAGTGAGCTAGACTTGGGAACCCTCCACCAGCGCCTGAGCAGGACTGGTGAGGAGGAGCCAGATTCCGTGAAAGGTCAGGGCATTTGCCAGGTGGACTTTGGTGCAGGGGAGAAGCCCCAGGGGCGAGCGTATCCGGGGAGGGGCAAGGACAGCACCCCGCGGAGGGGCGGGACCCAGTTGGAGGAGAGACTCCCGAGAAGAGGGGCggagcttgggggaggggaaaagggccTGACCTGGGGAAATAGGGCCATTGAGAGGAGGGATGGGGGCCCCGACTCAGGATAGAGGGCTGGGACTGGGAGGGAGGAACTGCGTTGGGGGAGTACGCGGAGGGGAGGGAGCACCCGGGAGGAAGGGTAGGACTCCCGCGGGGAGCTTCCACgtactggggaggggcaggcaggggcggAAGAGGCGGAGCCGGGGTGGGCTGGGCGGCCCGAGGGCGGGGCTGTGGGAATAAAAGCGCGACGGCTCCAGCTGGGTGCTGCTCACAGTCGCCATAATACTCTTGGGTGTGTGTCTCCGACCTCTGAGCACATCATGGCCGGGCACCTACGCACCCCGCTGCTCCTGCTGGCCGCCCTGGCCCTGACCCTGGCCCTGGCCGTGGCCGTGAGTCCCGGAACAAGCAGGAGAAATGGCAAGTCTTCGTTGGTGGGCGGTGCGTTGGACGCCGATGTCAACGAGGAGGGCGTGCAGCAGGCGCTCAACTTCGCCCTCAGCGAGTACAACAAGGCGAGCAATGACGCGTACCACAGCCGCGCAATACGAGTGGTGCGCGCCCGCAAGCAGGTGCGTCCCCCCGGGTTGTGTCACAGCCGGGCTATGGGGGCGGGGCGGCCTTGATCTCGGGGTGTAGCTGCCTGACGTCGCCAGCCCGGCCCCTACCGGTCAGCCCAGCATCTTGGAGGGATGAGTCTCCAGCCCCAAGAGGTTGGGTGGGGACTGCAGACGCTCCCTTCTCTGCGGGCGGTGTCCCTGGTCGCTCTGGTCGTCCACAGCCTGCCCTATGCCTGCCTGTCACCTGGAGTGCCTGGGACCCAGCGGGCACACTGGGTTACCCGCAGggtcttcatttgtattttcaaatgctAGCCTGGCCAGAGGCTGCGGTGTGGAGGTCAGGGCCCCATCCAGTTCCCTtacctccctgccccagcctcacctGTCAGCTAAATGACCATTGACGAGGGAAAAACAGACCCCACACCCGACTgccttcctggctctgccattaaatgatttttttaagcacttttgtaacttttaatttCAGACTTATAGAGCAGTAGCAAAAATAGTGCATAAATCCTTACAGATTCTACACCTAGATTCCTTATATGTTAAAGTTTTGCCATTTTGCTTTCCACTGGGCACATACGTGTGTGTTTGGGGATATATGCATTTGTTTTCCTGAGTCTTTTGAGAGTTAACCcctcagtgtgtatttcctagaAACAAGGGTGTTTTGTGATATACCCACAATAACACTTTGGAAATCAGAACCAACACTGAGAGTTATCTAATCTACAGCCCTTATTCAATTATCACTGATTGTCCCACTGCTGTCCTTTATAGCCCAGGACTGCAAGGCCATGTGCTGCAGCCACTGTCCTGCAGCCTCCTTTACTCTGGAGCAGCCCCTCCATCTATGAACTTGACATTTCTGAAGGATCCAGACAGTCCTGGTGCACACTGGGGCTCAGTTTGGGATTTCCCCATGTTTCCTCGAGATGATTGGGGTCATGCAAAAGAGGTCCATTCTCCTCCAAGTCTCCTCTCAAAAGTTGCCACTGAACTATCCCAGGCTCAATACTCTCATCCTGCAATGGAGTTGGGGGCCCACACCAAACATCCTCCCTGAGGTGGGGCCCTGGCTGCTCTCTGAGCACCCAGAGGCTGTAGGCAAACACAGAATGGGGCAAACACAGAATGGGTCGATGTGCTGGCCTGTGGTATTCACTGCATCTCAGAGCAGAGGGTCTAGCATATGAATTCAAACCTGTCCAGACATGCTGGTGGAAAGGCCGCCTGTCCTGGAGTTCTGGTCAGATAAGGAGCATAATCACCTGAGTCCAGAAGGCGGCTTGGAGGGAGTGTCAGGAAAGGCCACTGGGCTTTTTGCTTGTCCTCTAAGGGTGGCTAGGATTTAGGGCAGCTGACCTGGAGCCAGTTGGAGAGCAGAACAGCTTCACAGCAACAAAAACCTATAATGCATGCCAGCATTTAGGGCTCATCCGCCTTCTTGTGAAACTTCAGAAGGTGGGCCCAGAAGAGACCATTTCTCCCCCTGCAGCAGTGGCTGGCACTGTGTCCTGTGGACACACATATATGCTCCCTGCTCACTGCGTTGCCCCCAGCCTGCTCCTCTCCAGTGTGACACTGGCTTGACATCACAGCTTGTTGTGAAAGTGACAGCAGAGGCATCATGGTAGCTGCTTGTGGTTCCACCAGGTAAGATGTAAagcctggtcccagggtcctcaTCCCCAGTTTCTCCAAGTTCTAAGGATGCCCTGTGTGAGGACAAGGTATGCTTCTATCCTGTAATCTCAAATGTAAAAGACAGGTGTGTGACCCACTTCAGAAATATCCCATCAAAAATTACACTTaatgatgcctgggtggctcagtcaggttaagcgtctgcctttggctcaggtcatgattccagggtcctgagctccagccccgcatccagctccctgtgaggcagggagcctgcttccccccgccctctctgtctgcctgcagctccccctgcttgtgcgctcactcgctctttcaaataaataaatcatcttaaaaaaaaatcatacttaaaaTAGGCATTCCAGGGGCAGTGTTTTATTGGCTTAaagtgtgtgtttgcgtgtgtgcgtgcgcacatgtacatgagcaagagagaagcctctcattttctgtgaaatgagggaataaataaacctttattttacTGCAAAAATGTGAAGATTATGGGATTGACCCTATTAATTGGAATTTAGCTTAAGTGTTCCCATCACGTGACTGTCTTCCTGAACCAGACCCACTCTGTTTGCTGCAGCACAGAcccctcactgtgtcctcagacCCTGCCCTGGCTCCTGGCGCTGGAGAAGTTTATTAGCCAACACCGTGCTGGCTCCCCAGAGTGCACCTTCCTTCCTAAACCCAGTTAACAGGATTTTGGTCCGTGGCTTCCATCTTctgtcttcctgcttctcctcctgccaggCTGCCTGAGACCTTCCGGAGCCTGTCTGTGAACAAGTCAGGAGGGTCTGGGCACAGCTGCTGGACCAGCCCTCAGGAGGTGGCTTTGGTTTTCTGGGGTACCTGCTTTGGCAAAGCGAATGCTGCTATGAGGGCCCAATAGAAAGAAGGTACCTGTGTGTGTGAACTTGGCGGGTGTTGTAAACAAATCCTGTTCTTGACATGTGCAGGTCGTGGCTGGGATGAACTACTTCTTGGAGGTGGAGATCGGACGAACCACATGTACCAAGTCCCAGCCCAACTTGGACAGCTGTCCCTTTCATGACCAGCCACGACTGATGAGGGTATGTGCCTGTGGGATGCATGATGTGtaaggggtgggggtgtgcaTGTGTCAGAGTGCATGTGGGGTAAAGACGTATGTGTGTGCACTTGACTAGTTTGAGTTTATAAGTGGGTTTTAGCTGGTGAATTGGGGCACCATGTGCTGTGTGAGTTGTTGCCTGTGGGATAAGGAGCAGCTGTGTGGTGTTTGCTGGTGAGAGAGATGACCCCTTAATCCCAGCCTCAGTCACCTGAACAGATTAGAGGGAATTAGAGGCTTGTAAGCAGCCAAAATCCCCTGGTCCTACCCTGCTCACCAAATACTAGTCTCTCTCATCGGGGAGGCCTCTGGGTGGGGGGCACATTCCCTGTGTCTTTGGGTGTTTCTCAAACTCTGATCCCAGCCCCTTGATCCTTCCCACTGCACCTGTCTTAGTGCTGGCCCAGTGGAAGTGCAGGGGACTTGGGGACAGCACCCTGTCCCCAGTGGCTCTGTGATCTTGCACAGTCTGCTCCTTAAAGGGATGTGCAGTGGGGATGAGCTTGTGGAATCCTGCTGCTTGGAGTTAGGGGACAGGATTCCATGTCTTGGACAtaaggggtgggtggggtgacTGAGAGGTCACCACCAACCCCTGCTTAGTGTACTGGGCTTcagtagggtgggggtgggagtccCACCACCACCTTTCTCACCCACACTTCTGACATCTTGAAGCTGGGCACGTTCCTTTTTCACCGTAACCCTAACtatccctctctcttccctttcgcAGAAAACGCTCTGCTCTTTCCAGATATATACTGTCCCCTGGCTGGGAAAGACCTCCTTGGTGAAGTCCAGCTGCCAGGATGCATAGAGGACCCTGTGACAGGCTGGGCCACTCTCCCcactttctcccacccccacccctttgtAGAGCTCCTAAGCTATAGAAGGTTGGCTTTGCCCAAGTGATGCCCCCTCAGCATGCTATTCCCACAAGACAAATAGGGAAAGGTTCTGGGGCTTTTTTTGAACAGCTAAGTGACTGTACCTCCTTTCTGTTCATTGCTTTACAAGTGCACCAGTATGTAGTACATATGTTCTGCCCTCTCTTCATCAATAAAAAGTAACATCGGCTACCTCTTGAGTTATTTATTGTCTTGGGAATATATACAGAAGGGTTTGGGCACTGCCTTTAAGAGCTCCTAGTCCCACTGGCTTTAGAGGGCAGGCAAGGAGCAGAGAGCTGACAGGTTCCTGGAGGGGAAGTCAGGGGTGCATGCTGCCACTTTGGGATGGTTGAGTTAGGAACAGGCTGGGAACCCAGGCCTCCAGCTGTGGCGGCTCCTGGTAGTCAcacaggggagagaaggggaccTAGGCTGCCGATCCTAAAGACTTTACTGCTATGTTTGAAAAGAAGTCAGATGGTGAGTGGACTGGACAGGAGGGAGGGGTCAGATGGAACCCATAGCCCAGAGCCACCCTAAGCAGGGCTCTGCCAAGTCAGATTTCAGCCATGTGTGCTGAGATCACACTCCTGGGCTGATTCTCCCTGGTCAGGTTCTTCagagactaaaataaataattatttatgtttaCTTCTTTCCACAAAAGAGTGCGGGCACCTGCAGGTGACAGAGTATATGGGTGTATATATAACTAGTAGAGAAATACCCATTGGAATCAAGGTCAATCCAATCAGAATCAGAAGTGAAATAGGACTGAAAATAACACCTTCAGATTGGTTTCCAAGAAGTGGTTTCTAAAGGGTTTTACGGGTTTGCACCCTGCCTGTTTTCTGGGGTCCCATTTAAAATCAGTCCTTGTGGAGAGCTCCATGTAAGGGATGTAGAGTTGAAACCATAAACAGATTGACATAGAGTGGGCTTGCTTCTTATTCAGA
The DNA window shown above is from Ailuropoda melanoleuca isolate Jingjing chromosome 6, ASM200744v2, whole genome shotgun sequence and carries:
- the LOC100468639 gene encoding cystatin-C isoform X1, whose protein sequence is MAGHLRTPLLLLAALALTLALAVAVSPGTSRRNGKSSLVGGALDADVNEEGVQQALNFALSEYNKASNDAYHSRAIRVVRARKQVVAGMNYFLEVEIGRTTCTKSQPNLDSCPFHDQPRLMRKTLCSFQIYTVPWLGKTSLVKSSCQDA
- the LOC100468639 gene encoding cystatin-C isoform X2, whose amino-acid sequence is MAGHLRTPLLLLAALALTLALAVAVSPGTSRRNGKSSLVGGALDADVNEEGVQQALNFALSEYNKASNDAYHSRAIRVVRARKQVVAGMNYFLEVEIGRTTCTKSQPNLDSCPFHDQPRLMRKTLCSFQIHTAAWLGEISLVKSSCQDA